The following DNA comes from Chitinophaga nivalis.
TTCCGGCACGCATATGAATGCCGGAGATGCCGCCGATTTTGACGTAACACTGGCCGCCGCACCGGTACTCCTGAAAAAGATACCAGTGGCGCCGAGTGAGGTAGCCACGGCAGCATTTGTCAGCTATTTCGGTTCTATTAAAAGCAGCCTGTTTGGCAAAATCATAAAAGCCATCAGAAAAAAATAGTCACTTACCTATGACGCGTAACGATAACAGAAATTACAATTATGAAGATTACCCATCAGAACGGAGAGGAGAATATGAAGCCGTACTGGATCTGTTATCGCCCGGCAGCAAGGTAGTGGACCTGGCCTGTGGCAATGGTGCTTTGATGGAGTTGATGATCAACGAAAAACAATGTACCTGCATCGGTATGGAACTGTCGCCCTCCGGTGTGGCCACCTGTTTACAGAAAGGGTTACAGGTGACCGAAGGCCGTATCGATGAAAAGCTGCCCTATGCAGACAATGCATTTGATGTGGCCGTTTGCAATGTAACCATACAAATGGTACTGTATCCGGAAACCTTACTGGCAGAGATGAAGCGGATTTCCCGGCGCCAGATCATTTCCTTTCCCAATTTTGCGTATTTTCGAAACCGCCTGGACATGCTGTTATATGGCCGCATGCCCAAACCTATGCTGTTTGGCTATCAATGGTACAATACCGGACATATACACCAGCTATCCTTACGGGATTTTAATGAACTGCTGCAACAAACCGGCGGGCTGCAACTGACCCGCTCGCGTTATGTGCCGGTAGGATTTAAGATCATTGATGGCCTGGGGAACATCTTCCCGGGCTGGTTCCGTAAAATTGTTATTCAAGAAACAGAGAAAATTTGACATGGGTTTTTTCCAGCAGTTATTACAAAAAGAGACATTTAATCCGGGGCCACTGGGACTGGTGATCAATCCGTTTTATATAGCCCGTCGCGGACTGTATAAGGAAATGGCGCGGGTAGCGCCGCAGTTGTCCGGCCGTTTGCTGGATGTAGGCTGCGGTACCAAACCCTACAAAGCGCTGTTCCAGGTAGATTCCTACACAGGGCTGGAAATAGATACCACTTTAAACCGCGAAAAGAAGGATGTAGATGTGTTTTACGACGGGAACCGTTTCCCGTTCGAAAATCATACATTTGACGCGATTTTATGTAACCAGGTACTGGAACATGTATTCAACCCGGATGAGTTTCTGCAACAGATCAACCGGGTATTGAAACCCGGCGGCAAGGCGATTATCACCGTGCCATTTGCCTGGGATGAACATGAACAGCCTTATGATTATGCGCGCTATTCTTCCTTTGGGCTGAAAAGCCTGCTGGAACGAATGGGTTTTGAAATGGTGGAGCAACGGAAATCAGTAGCCGACCTGCGCGTATTAACGGTATTGTTGAATGGTTATCTGTATAAGAAAACAGTGAAGTACCGTTTTCTGCGGATCTTCACTACGATCTGTATCATGTTTCCTAATAATGTACTGGGCTCCATAGTGGGTATGATTACCCCTTCCAATGAAGATCTGTACCTCGATAATATTGTACTGATCCGAAAAGTGAAGGACTTATAGCGAACCGTTTTTTGAAGATTATGAAGGAAAGAGATACTACATTATACTACTGTACACTGTTTGACAGCAATTACCTTTCGCGTGGACTGGCCATGTATGAATCGCTGGCAGCGGTTTGTGATACGTTCCACCTGTATGTATTTGCTTTTGATGATAAATGTTTGCAGGTGCTGCGTAAAATGCAGCTGCCTAAAATGACGGTTATTTCCCTGGCCGAATTTGAAGACCCGGAACTGTTACGGGTGAAACCCGGCCGCAGCCGCGCAGAATACTGCTGGACCTGTTCCTCGTCTACCATTCTGTATTGTATTCAAACCTATGAGCTGGGGCATTGTACCTATATCGATGCAGATCTTTACTTCTATAATAATCCGCGGGTACTGATGGATGAAATGGGTAACCATGCCGTGATGATCACGGAACACAGGTATACCCCCATGTATGACAAAAGTAAACTGAGCGGAAAATACTGCGTACAATACATCACTTTCCGCAACAACCGCTGGGGCATGGAAGCCTTGCAGTGGTGGCGTGAAGCCTGTCTGGAGTGGTGTTACGACCGGCATGAAGACGGTAAATTCGGTGATCAGAAATACCTGGACGACTGGCTGACCCGCTTCACCAATGTATGGGTGATGGAAAACCTGGGCGGTGGTCTGGCGCTCTGGAACATCCAGCAATATGAGGTATTCCGCTCGGCCGGAAAACTACGTTGCCGGGAAATAGGTACCGGCAAAGAGTTTGAGCCGATATTCTATCATTTCCATTACCTGAAATATTTTACAGATCATACCATTGAGCTGGGCAGGCGCCTGATTGCGCCAGCCGTAAAGAAGCTGTTATATAAACCTTATGTGGCAGCACTGGAAACAGCGAAAAGACAGATAGGGGAGATAGATCATTCCTTTGATCCGCATGGCGCCCGTCCACGGCCGTCAGGCATCAAGCCGCTGCTGGTGACCATCTGGCGGAAACTGCGCAATGTATATCATATCTATCCTTTATCAGAGCTATTAAAATAAGAACATACCACCATGGCGTATATCATTGATTTAACAACGCATCAGGATAACAGGGGCAGTCTGACCGTGATAGAAAAGCAGATTCCTTTTGAGATCAAAAGGCTCTTTTATATCTATGGCGTAGACGACTCCGTGCGTGGAGGACATCGCCATATTCAGACGGTGCAGGCAGCCATCTGTGTACATGGCCGCTGTATTGTTTCCAATGATAATGGAAAAGAACAAACCGATTTTGTATTGGATCATCCTAATAAATGCCTGATCCTGGAACCGGAAGACTGGCATACCATGCATCACTTTACACCTGATGCGGTATTACTGGTGATGGCTTCTACCTATTTTGATAAAGCAGATTATATTTTTGAACCTTACGCTCACTAATCAATCGCACGGCTATGATAGAATACGAAAACCTGGGCTTACTGAACAAGCCTTTTTTTGAGGAATTTAAAGCCGCTTTTGCAGCAACCCTGGAAAGCGGTTGGTATATACTGGGCAATAAAGTAAAAGAATTTGAGACGACCTATGCGCAGTACCATGGCTCCAAACACTTCCTGGGACTGGCCAACGGTCTGGATGCGCTGACACTCAGCCTGCGTGCTTTTAACTTTGCTCCCGGCGATGAAGTGATTGTACCTTCCAATACCTATATCGCTACTATTTTATCGGTGGTGGAATGCGGATTGAAACCTGTGCTGGTAGAACCGGATATTCATACTTATAATATTGATCCTGCGCAGATAGAAGCGGCTATTACGCCCCGTACCCGGGCTATTATTGTTGTGCACCTGTACGGCAAAAGTTGTGAGATGGATAAGATTGTGGCCATCAAGGAAAAACATAACCTGGTACTGATAGAAGATTGTGCGCAGTCACATGCCGCTACTTTCAAAGGTCAGCTGACCGGTACTTTCGGAGAGTTTGGCGCATTCAGTTTTTACCCTACCAAAAACCTGGGCGCATTGGGTGATGCCGGTGGCCTGTTGTGTAATGATGATGCACTGGCTACTACGATCCGCCGTTTGCGTAACTATGGTTCTGATGTAAAATACTATAATGAGCTGGTAGGCATGAATTCCCGCCTGGATGAAATACAGGCAGCTTTTCTGCTGGTGAAACTACAACACCTCGCACAGATCACCGAACACAAACGGGCGCTGGCGGCTATTTACCAGGAAGGAATTAAAAGTGATTTCATCAAACCGGTGGTGCATCCGGATTACTTTGATGTATTTCATATCTATAATGTGCGGCATGAACGCAGGGATGAACTGAAACAATACCTGCTGGACAACGGGGTGAAAACGGATATCCATTACCCGTTGCCACCGGACCGCCAGAAGGCGATGCAGGGCATTATTGCTGCACAACCTTATCCTATTTCAGCAGAGATTCACCGTACTACATTAAGTTTACCTTGTTCGTATTATCATACCAAAGCAGATATTGAACAGGTGGTAGCCGTGATCAACAAATTCTAAAGGTATAACAGTGACGGATATACGTACATCACCGGTATTGAGTATTATAACGGTTTGTTATAATGCGGAGAAATATATAGCAGCTACGATTGAGAGTGTGCTGGGCCAGACGTATCCGCATATCGAATACATTATTGTGGATGGTGCGTCGAAAGACGGCACCATGGCGATTGTGGAACAGTACCGTTCCCGCATTGCCACCGTTGTATCAGAAAAAGATAAAGGCCTGTACGATGCCATGAATAAAGGTATGCAGCTGGCCACCGGTACCTACCTGTTTTTCCTGAATGCCGACGATGTACTGGCAGATAAAGAAGTGATTACCAAAATGCTGGCCTGCTGTACCGACGCAGATGTATATTACGGAGAAGCCATGTTCATGGACGAAAATGGTGCCGACCTCGGACTGCGTTCTGTACTGACACCGCAGCGCGTACCGGAACAACTTACCTGGAAAAGCCTGCAGCATGGCATGGTGGTATCGCACCAGGCATATATTATACGCCGTACACTCAGCCCGTTATATGATCTGCAGTATAAAGTATGCGCGGATATCGACTGGATGATCCGTTCATTAAAAGCATCCCGGCAGAT
Coding sequences within:
- a CDS encoding methionine biosynthesis protein MetW is translated as MTRNDNRNYNYEDYPSERRGEYEAVLDLLSPGSKVVDLACGNGALMELMINEKQCTCIGMELSPSGVATCLQKGLQVTEGRIDEKLPYADNAFDVAVCNVTIQMVLYPETLLAEMKRISRRQIISFPNFAYFRNRLDMLLYGRMPKPMLFGYQWYNTGHIHQLSLRDFNELLQQTGGLQLTRSRYVPVGFKIIDGLGNIFPGWFRKIVIQETEKI
- a CDS encoding class I SAM-dependent methyltransferase, translated to MGFFQQLLQKETFNPGPLGLVINPFYIARRGLYKEMARVAPQLSGRLLDVGCGTKPYKALFQVDSYTGLEIDTTLNREKKDVDVFYDGNRFPFENHTFDAILCNQVLEHVFNPDEFLQQINRVLKPGGKAIITVPFAWDEHEQPYDYARYSSFGLKSLLERMGFEMVEQRKSVADLRVLTVLLNGYLYKKTVKYRFLRIFTTICIMFPNNVLGSIVGMITPSNEDLYLDNIVLIRKVKDL
- a CDS encoding sugar 3,4-ketoisomerase, which gives rise to MAYIIDLTTHQDNRGSLTVIEKQIPFEIKRLFYIYGVDDSVRGGHRHIQTVQAAICVHGRCIVSNDNGKEQTDFVLDHPNKCLILEPEDWHTMHHFTPDAVLLVMASTYFDKADYIFEPYAH
- a CDS encoding DegT/DnrJ/EryC1/StrS family aminotransferase, with amino-acid sequence MIEYENLGLLNKPFFEEFKAAFAATLESGWYILGNKVKEFETTYAQYHGSKHFLGLANGLDALTLSLRAFNFAPGDEVIVPSNTYIATILSVVECGLKPVLVEPDIHTYNIDPAQIEAAITPRTRAIIVVHLYGKSCEMDKIVAIKEKHNLVLIEDCAQSHAATFKGQLTGTFGEFGAFSFYPTKNLGALGDAGGLLCNDDALATTIRRLRNYGSDVKYYNELVGMNSRLDEIQAAFLLVKLQHLAQITEHKRALAAIYQEGIKSDFIKPVVHPDYFDVFHIYNVRHERRDELKQYLLDNGVKTDIHYPLPPDRQKAMQGIIAAQPYPISAEIHRTTLSLPCSYYHTKADIEQVVAVINKF
- a CDS encoding glycosyltransferase family 2 protein is translated as MTDIRTSPVLSIITVCYNAEKYIAATIESVLGQTYPHIEYIIVDGASKDGTMAIVEQYRSRIATVVSEKDKGLYDAMNKGMQLATGTYLFFLNADDVLADKEVITKMLACCTDADVYYGEAMFMDENGADLGLRSVLTPQRVPEQLTWKSLQHGMVVSHQAYIIRRTLSPLYDLQYKVCADIDWMIRSLKASRQICNTHQVVAKFRVGGTSKQQQQLAWKERYHILSHHYGRVTNFLNHVFIACRYILSKKY